In Penaeus vannamei isolate JL-2024 chromosome 14, ASM4276789v1, whole genome shotgun sequence, one DNA window encodes the following:
- the IntS3 gene encoding integrator complex subunit 3 isoform X2, with translation MTTERPVTSRLFTTSVIEGRIDLDEKFDKAYNCVINLTRGLTEEESHHALNKALDDRKVHDEVCLGLLVSILADPAIAPRHYHDLTLVSRDSLKVVTETLIHQIIGERFSRLSESTRRQLLWLVRELVKTGINNVEGVVWCLLRQIAGGDVSPKNVWLAESLVDILRENRPWLDKFPVIVASVAYTYLRILEDHHGPQFASLRQKEVTFVVGLLRERFQDCLMIGRDLVRLLQNIAKIQEIEAFWRDLIHNPTSLSAGFTGILQLLQTRTSRRFFVVRLTPEMEKKMVFLCTDVKFGMQKRYQEWFQRQYLNTPESQTLRCDLIRFIIGCIHPSNEVLCSDIIPRWAVIGWLLSSCTSPVATANSKLALFYDWLLYNTETDNIMNIEPGILVMYHSIRPHPVLTTSLLDFICRIIPNFHPPLADKIRSGVCNSLKQILEKRVVQSLEPLFDNPRMDTELRKLIRDTFPEFCANSASGDVKPEDFVAPVSSANVTRMDLMVETGLDFTTSSVNSDNDVNNSNHIGEDEAMFSDEEEEPPTSKTPPPPPTAKVKVEENVVAVPVTEGVEMKAKVNDVNSVEEKVDISKHLEFLDSELRNILVELQNEKDPQPRCDQLQKVCNHLLSEDLAQDELSNLAACLCHLLHDDLHPGCSLLPQDISPEGIQESLGRPLYVLFDNLVILPEDDRRRQPQLQLLVEMHKISQQVGYHFLYFLKSSNIKTEKVQENNERYFLIYRDLYKAAGLKDFAGFIIRDLRLCSEEDPRVLSWIIPDIYNSFTKQTMGNAELLQLVLERLDSSQLHDLVCMVLQGSLQMFDNNSFAAILEKSLQWETVEQLFLWQLAKAHEIPVDCCLSVMPKLKFTSHSAVVTNTHGEALSNILMMLRRESPSEVLLRTLLQRECRLEDPTVATILQYWVQRYEDKMAKLINDVVNNKPQPSPNKRKRNQSTKASAVPLDQVLSHLNHLRTACGQTTFFALTTMQDTLQTAQNQCTETQKKKYCDLFALIEEEEEEEPEPEPQRKTKSNRGRKPKGRKKQESESEEESSEEEDVKKPARKRKKNNQVGSDSD, from the exons ATGACCACCGAGAGACCCGTCACATCCCGGTTGTTCACGACGTCGGTTATCGAAGGCCGGATCGACCTAGACGAG AAATTCGATAAGGCGTACAATTGTGTTATAAACCTTACCCGTGGTTTAACGGAAGAAGAGTCTCATCACGCTCTAAACAAAGCCTTAGATGATCGCAAGGTGCATGATGAGGTTTGTTTAGGCCTGCTCGTCAGCATTCTAGCTGACCCAGCTATAGCTCCTCGG CATTACCATGATCTGACACTGGTGTCCAGAGACTCGCTGAAAGTGGTGACAGAGACCCTTATACACCAGATCATTGGTGAGAGATTTTCCCGTTTATCGGAGAGCACAAGAAGACAACTTTTGTGGCTAGTCCGGGAGCTTGTCAAGACAGGCATTAATAATGTGGAAGGTGTCGTTTGGTGTCTCCTTCGGCAAATTGCTGGAGGGGATGTGTCACCGAAGAATGTGTGGTTGGCTGAGAGTTTGGTCGATATACTTAGAGAAAACAG ACCATGGTTAGATAAATTTCCTGTGATAGTGGCATCGGTAGCCTATACATATCTCCGCATCTTGGAGGATCATCATGGGCCACAGTTTGCTAGTCTCAGACAAAAAGAAGTGACGTTTGTGGTGGGCCTCTTAAGAGAGAGGTTTCAG GATTGTCTGATGATTGGAAGAGATTTGGTGCGGCTACTGCAAAACATTGCCAAAATCCAGGAAATAGAAGCCTTCTGGAGAGATTTGATTCACAACCCCACATCTCTATCGGCAGGCTTCACAG GAATTCTCCAGCTGCTGCAGACAAGAACATCTCGCAGATTCTTTGTGGTTCGTTTAACAccagaaatggagaagaagatggtTTTCCTATGCACAGATGTCAAATTTGGCATGCAAAAAAGATACCAAGAATGGTTCCAGAGACAG TACCTGAACACCCCAGAGAGCCAGACCTTGCGATGTGACCTAATCAGGTTTATTATTGGCTGCATTCACCCATCCAACGAGGTCCTCTGTTCGGACATTATTCCACGCTGGGCAGTGATTGGCTGGCTTCTCTCCTCTTGTACATCCCCAGTTGCCACAGCCAATTCTAAATTAGCCTTGTTTTATGATTGGCTCCTTTATAACACTGAAACAGACAACATCATGAATATTG AGCCGGGAATTCTCGTCATGTATCACTCCATCCGGCCCCATCCTGTCCTCACCACATCACTCTTGGATTTCATTTGCCGG atCATACCAAATTTCCACCCGCCATTGGCTGATAAGATACGAAGTGGGGTTTGTAATTCACTAAAACAGATCCTTGAGAAAAGAGTTGTACAGTCACTTGAACCACTTTTTGACAATCCTCGTATGGACACTGAGCTGCGAAAGCTCATACGTGATACATTCCCTGAATTTTGTGCAAACTCTGCATCTGGAGATGTGAAACCAGAGGACTTTGTTGCTCCAGTCTCATCAGCAAATGTCACCAGAATGGACCTCATGGTTGAGACTGGTCTGGACTTTACAACATCATCAGTGAACagtgacaatgatgttaataatagtaaccaCATTGGTGAGGACGAAGCAATGTTcagtgatgaagaggaagagcctCCCACGTCTAAAACCCCTCCACCGCCACCAACCGCCAAAGTCAAAGTGGAAGAAAATGTCGTTGCTGTTCCAGTGACCGAAGGGGTGGAGATGAAAGCCAAAGTTAATGATGTGAATAGTGTGGAGGAAAAAGTGGACATAAGTAAACACTTGGAATTTCTGGATAGTGAATTGAGGAACATTCTTGTGGAGTTGCAGAATGAGAAGGACCCACAGCCGAG ATGTGATCAGCTTCAGAAGGTGTGCAACCATCTCTTAAGTGAGGACCTGGCTCAGGATGAGTTATCAAATTTAGCAGCATGCTTGTGTCACCTCTTGCACGACGACCTACATCCTGGCTGTTCACTCCTGCCTCAAGACATCAGCCCAGA GGGTATTCAGGAAAGCCTCGGGCGACCTCTGTACGTCCTCTTTGACAACCTTGTCATTCTTCCTGAGGATGATCGTCGAAGACAGCCTCAGCTGCAGTTACTGGTAGAGATGCACAAGATATCACAGCAAGTTGGCTATCACTTCCTGTACTTCCTCAAATCATCAAACATCAAAACAGAGAAAGTCCAAGAAAATAATGAACGTTATTTCCTCATCTACCGTGACCTGTACAAAGCGGCGGGCCTGAAGGACTTTGCAGGATTTATTATCAGAGACCTGCGGCTGTGTAGCGAGGAAGATCCTAGAGTGCTAAGCTGGATTATACCTGATATATACAATAGCTTTACCAAACAGACAATGGGAAATGCTGAGCTGTTACAGTTAGTGTTAGAGAGACTAGACTCATCGCAGTTACATGATTTAGTGTGCATGGTCCTGCAAGGATCCTTGCAAATGTTTGACAACAATTCTTTTGCAGCAATTTTAG AAAAAAGTTTGCAGTGGGAGACGGTAGAACAACTCTTTTTGTGGCAACTCGCCAAGGCTCATGAGATCCCTGTCGACTGTTGCTTGTCTGTGATGCCGAAGCTCAAGTTTACCTCACATTCTGCTGTTGTCACGAACACCCATGGGGAGGCACTTTCTAATATCCTCATGATGCTACGAAGAGAATC tCCATCAGAGGTCCTGCTAAGAACACTGCTTCAGAGAGAATGCAGGCTGGAGGACCCAACAGTGGCTACCATCCTGCAGTATTGGGTTCAACGCTATGAAGACAAGATGGCAAAGCTTATCAATGATGTTGTCAACAACAAACCGCAGCCATCACCAAACAAACGGAAACGTAACCAAAGTACAAAAGCCAGTGCAGTCCCATTGGACCAAGTGTTATCACATTTGAACCATTTGCGGACAGCATGCGGTCAAACAACATTTTTTGCATTAACTACCATGCAGGATACACTGCAAACAGCCCAAAATCAGTGTACTGAAacgcagaagaaaaaatattgtgaTTTGTTTGCCCttattgaagaagaggaagaggaagagccggAGCCTGAACCTCAAAGAAAAACCAAGTCTAATCGAGGTAGAAAGCCAAAGGGACGGAAGAAACAGGAatcagaaagtgaagaagagagtaGTGAG GAGGAAGATGTCAAAAAGCcagcaagaaaacgaaagaagaacaaCCAAGTGGGCTCGGACAGTGACTAG
- the IntS3 gene encoding integrator complex subunit 3 isoform X1 has translation MTTERPVTSRLFTTSVIEGRIDLDEKFDKAYNCVINLTRGLTEEESHHALNKALDDRKVHDEVCLGLLVSILADPAIAPRHYHDLTLVSRDSLKVVTETLIHQIIGERFSRLSESTRRQLLWLVRELVKTGINNVEGVVWCLLRQIAGGDVSPKNVWLAESLVDILRENRPWLDKFPVIVASVAYTYLRILEDHHGPQFASLRQKEVTFVVGLLRERFQDCLMIGRDLVRLLQNIAKIQEIEAFWRDLIHNPTSLSAGFTGILQLLQTRTSRRFFVVRLTPEMEKKMVFLCTDVKFGMQKRYQEWFQRQYLNTPESQTLRCDLIRFIIGCIHPSNEVLCSDIIPRWAVIGWLLSSCTSPVATANSKLALFYDWLLYNTETDNIMNIEPGILVMYHSIRPHPVLTTSLLDFICRIIPNFHPPLADKIRSGVCNSLKQILEKRVVQSLEPLFDNPRMDTELRKLIRDTFPEFCANSASGDVKPEDFVAPVSSANVTRMDLMVETGLDFTTSSVNSDNDVNNSNHIGEDEAMFSDEEEEPPTSKTPPPPPTAKVKVEENVVAVPVTEGVEMKAKVNDVNSVEEKVDISKHLEFLDSELRNILVELQNEKDPQPRCDQLQKVCNHLLSEDLAQDELSNLAACLCHLLHDDLHPGCSLLPQDISPEGIQESLGRPLYVLFDNLVILPEDDRRRQPQLQLLVEMHKISQQVGYHFLYFLKSSNIKTEKVQENNERYFLIYRDLYKAAGLKDFAGFIIRDLRLCSEEDPRVLSWIIPDIYNSFTKQTMGNAELLQLVLERLDSSQLHDLVCMVLQGSLQMFDNNSFAAILEKSLQWETVEQLFLWQLAKAHEIPVDCCLSVMPKLKFTSHSAVVTNTHGEALSNILMMLRRESPSEVLLRTLLQRECRLEDPTVATILQYWVQRYEDKMAKLINDVVNNKPQPSPNKRKRNQSTKASAVPLDQVLSHLNHLRTACGQTTFFALTTMQDTLQTAQNQCTETQKKKYCDLFALIEEEEEEEPEPEPQRKTKSNRGRKPKGRKKQESESEEESSEASLQIEEDVKKPARKRKKNNQVGSDSD, from the exons ATGACCACCGAGAGACCCGTCACATCCCGGTTGTTCACGACGTCGGTTATCGAAGGCCGGATCGACCTAGACGAG AAATTCGATAAGGCGTACAATTGTGTTATAAACCTTACCCGTGGTTTAACGGAAGAAGAGTCTCATCACGCTCTAAACAAAGCCTTAGATGATCGCAAGGTGCATGATGAGGTTTGTTTAGGCCTGCTCGTCAGCATTCTAGCTGACCCAGCTATAGCTCCTCGG CATTACCATGATCTGACACTGGTGTCCAGAGACTCGCTGAAAGTGGTGACAGAGACCCTTATACACCAGATCATTGGTGAGAGATTTTCCCGTTTATCGGAGAGCACAAGAAGACAACTTTTGTGGCTAGTCCGGGAGCTTGTCAAGACAGGCATTAATAATGTGGAAGGTGTCGTTTGGTGTCTCCTTCGGCAAATTGCTGGAGGGGATGTGTCACCGAAGAATGTGTGGTTGGCTGAGAGTTTGGTCGATATACTTAGAGAAAACAG ACCATGGTTAGATAAATTTCCTGTGATAGTGGCATCGGTAGCCTATACATATCTCCGCATCTTGGAGGATCATCATGGGCCACAGTTTGCTAGTCTCAGACAAAAAGAAGTGACGTTTGTGGTGGGCCTCTTAAGAGAGAGGTTTCAG GATTGTCTGATGATTGGAAGAGATTTGGTGCGGCTACTGCAAAACATTGCCAAAATCCAGGAAATAGAAGCCTTCTGGAGAGATTTGATTCACAACCCCACATCTCTATCGGCAGGCTTCACAG GAATTCTCCAGCTGCTGCAGACAAGAACATCTCGCAGATTCTTTGTGGTTCGTTTAACAccagaaatggagaagaagatggtTTTCCTATGCACAGATGTCAAATTTGGCATGCAAAAAAGATACCAAGAATGGTTCCAGAGACAG TACCTGAACACCCCAGAGAGCCAGACCTTGCGATGTGACCTAATCAGGTTTATTATTGGCTGCATTCACCCATCCAACGAGGTCCTCTGTTCGGACATTATTCCACGCTGGGCAGTGATTGGCTGGCTTCTCTCCTCTTGTACATCCCCAGTTGCCACAGCCAATTCTAAATTAGCCTTGTTTTATGATTGGCTCCTTTATAACACTGAAACAGACAACATCATGAATATTG AGCCGGGAATTCTCGTCATGTATCACTCCATCCGGCCCCATCCTGTCCTCACCACATCACTCTTGGATTTCATTTGCCGG atCATACCAAATTTCCACCCGCCATTGGCTGATAAGATACGAAGTGGGGTTTGTAATTCACTAAAACAGATCCTTGAGAAAAGAGTTGTACAGTCACTTGAACCACTTTTTGACAATCCTCGTATGGACACTGAGCTGCGAAAGCTCATACGTGATACATTCCCTGAATTTTGTGCAAACTCTGCATCTGGAGATGTGAAACCAGAGGACTTTGTTGCTCCAGTCTCATCAGCAAATGTCACCAGAATGGACCTCATGGTTGAGACTGGTCTGGACTTTACAACATCATCAGTGAACagtgacaatgatgttaataatagtaaccaCATTGGTGAGGACGAAGCAATGTTcagtgatgaagaggaagagcctCCCACGTCTAAAACCCCTCCACCGCCACCAACCGCCAAAGTCAAAGTGGAAGAAAATGTCGTTGCTGTTCCAGTGACCGAAGGGGTGGAGATGAAAGCCAAAGTTAATGATGTGAATAGTGTGGAGGAAAAAGTGGACATAAGTAAACACTTGGAATTTCTGGATAGTGAATTGAGGAACATTCTTGTGGAGTTGCAGAATGAGAAGGACCCACAGCCGAG ATGTGATCAGCTTCAGAAGGTGTGCAACCATCTCTTAAGTGAGGACCTGGCTCAGGATGAGTTATCAAATTTAGCAGCATGCTTGTGTCACCTCTTGCACGACGACCTACATCCTGGCTGTTCACTCCTGCCTCAAGACATCAGCCCAGA GGGTATTCAGGAAAGCCTCGGGCGACCTCTGTACGTCCTCTTTGACAACCTTGTCATTCTTCCTGAGGATGATCGTCGAAGACAGCCTCAGCTGCAGTTACTGGTAGAGATGCACAAGATATCACAGCAAGTTGGCTATCACTTCCTGTACTTCCTCAAATCATCAAACATCAAAACAGAGAAAGTCCAAGAAAATAATGAACGTTATTTCCTCATCTACCGTGACCTGTACAAAGCGGCGGGCCTGAAGGACTTTGCAGGATTTATTATCAGAGACCTGCGGCTGTGTAGCGAGGAAGATCCTAGAGTGCTAAGCTGGATTATACCTGATATATACAATAGCTTTACCAAACAGACAATGGGAAATGCTGAGCTGTTACAGTTAGTGTTAGAGAGACTAGACTCATCGCAGTTACATGATTTAGTGTGCATGGTCCTGCAAGGATCCTTGCAAATGTTTGACAACAATTCTTTTGCAGCAATTTTAG AAAAAAGTTTGCAGTGGGAGACGGTAGAACAACTCTTTTTGTGGCAACTCGCCAAGGCTCATGAGATCCCTGTCGACTGTTGCTTGTCTGTGATGCCGAAGCTCAAGTTTACCTCACATTCTGCTGTTGTCACGAACACCCATGGGGAGGCACTTTCTAATATCCTCATGATGCTACGAAGAGAATC tCCATCAGAGGTCCTGCTAAGAACACTGCTTCAGAGAGAATGCAGGCTGGAGGACCCAACAGTGGCTACCATCCTGCAGTATTGGGTTCAACGCTATGAAGACAAGATGGCAAAGCTTATCAATGATGTTGTCAACAACAAACCGCAGCCATCACCAAACAAACGGAAACGTAACCAAAGTACAAAAGCCAGTGCAGTCCCATTGGACCAAGTGTTATCACATTTGAACCATTTGCGGACAGCATGCGGTCAAACAACATTTTTTGCATTAACTACCATGCAGGATACACTGCAAACAGCCCAAAATCAGTGTACTGAAacgcagaagaaaaaatattgtgaTTTGTTTGCCCttattgaagaagaggaagaggaagagccggAGCCTGAACCTCAAAGAAAAACCAAGTCTAATCGAGGTAGAAAGCCAAAGGGACGGAAGAAACAGGAatcagaaagtgaagaagagagtaGTGAGGCAAGTCTCCAGATA GAGGAAGATGTCAAAAAGCcagcaagaaaacgaaagaagaacaaCCAAGTGGGCTCGGACAGTGACTAG